GCTGTAGAACATCAATCCCGTGCTGTAATGCCAATTCCTTTACCGGAGGTGCAGTCAAAATTTTCTTACGTCCGACAGGACGGTCTGGTTGTGTCAGAACCAAAGAGACTTCCATATCTTCAGCCTCTATCAGTGTCTCGAGTATCTCTTTTGCATAGTGGGGCGTTCCCATATAGACTATTTTGTATTTCATTCTCTCTTCTTATTCTAAATTCTGATCAGGCTTTAAACAGTGTTCCGCCCTTATGCTCACCCTCTACAAGAAAAGCTTTCACATCACTCAGATCAAATCCGCTTGCCAAAAACATCTCTCTGTCATGTCGCATTAAAAAATCTGCAGATTGCAGTTTGGTCACTATACCACCTGTAGCAAATTCATTGTTCGGTGTATGTTCAGCGTTGAGTTCATCCTCTTCCAGCCTATTGACCACCACCCTTCTTTTGGCATCGCTATATTTATTTGGATCTTTGTCATAAAAGGCATCGATGTCCGAGAGTATGACAAGCAGTGCTGCATCAAAATAGTGTGCGACATGCGCAGAGAGCCTGTCATTGTCCCCGAAGACCAACTCTTCAATACTTACCGTATCATTTTCATTGATGATCGGCACCACATTGTTTTTTAACAATGTATCTATCGCATTTTTGGCATGTGCAATATGCTCAGGTTCCCCAAACACATCTGCACTCAAAAGGACTTGGGAACAGAGTAGATCAAATCTGGCAAACTTCTCCTGATACATTTTCAGAAGCAAAGGCTGACCTATCGCAGCCAGTGCCTGCTTATTTGCAACTTGACTCCTATCCAGTGGCAACTGTGTATATCCTGCCGATACCGCACCCGAACTTACCAAGATCACATCATAGTGATGTGTTTTCAGTTCAGCTATCAATTGCACCAATGCCAACATGCGTGGTTTGGCTATAGCACCATTTTCTGTTAAAACGTGAGAACCCACTTTAATGACTATTCTTTTCATAAAACCTACTTACTCAGATTCCTGTTCAGCTTTAACCATTTTGACAAAATCACCGATCGCATAACGCAGTGCCTCCGTATTCAAATGTGCGACAGATGAGATAGGAAGTACAAAAAACGGTTTCTCTTCTGGCAGTTGTACACCAAAATCTGTCTTAAATCCATAACTTAGATAGTTTTTATCTGCTTTATATTTATGTAATATCTCATTCGCTTCCAAACCTATATCGGCCAAGAATGTTTCTGTCAAAACATTCACTTCATCTTGTGACAGTGAATCGATTTTGGTAATGGCGATCGCATGCTTTCGTGTGGCAAGTGTTTCAGAATAACGTTTTAACTCAACTAAAAGCGTCTCATACTGATACTTCATCTCTCTGTAATTTGCCGCATCGATCATCAAAAGTAAGGTTTTTGTTCTCTCAATATGTTTCAAAAATTCCAATCCAAGACCTCTACCGTCACTGGCACCCTCGATAATTCCAGGTATATCTGCCATCATAAAAGAATCAAAGTCTCCTACATGCACCACACCGAGTTTCGGTGTCAGCGTTGTAAACTCATAGTTGGCTACTTGCGGTCTCGCGTTGGAAAGTGTAGAGATAAGTGTGGATTTTCCTACATTCGGATACCCCACTAAACCTACATCTGCAATGAGTTTCATTTCAAGTCTTACATGCTTGGAGATCCCTGGAAGTCCGGGCTGCGCATAGGTTGGTCTTTGGTTACTTGAGCTTTTAAAGTGCATATTTCCCAAACCGCCCTTGCCTCCTTCAAGAAAGAGTACTACTTCTCCTTCATTGACCAGATCAAGCAACTCTTCACCTGTATCAACATCTACGACTGTTGTACCCGGAGGTACCGTGATAATAGTGTCATGCCCCTTACGACCATAACACTTACGCCCTTCTCCCGGACGACCATTTTCTGCTTTGATATGGTTTCGGCCACGAAGTGCCGAAAGGGTATCTGTATTGTTATCTATTTTAAAATATACAGAACCTCCACGGCCACCGTCACCGCCATCAGGTCCGCCTTTAGAAACAAATTTTTCTGTCCAAAAAGAGATGGCACCTGCACCACCTTTACCAGAACTAATTGTTAGTTCTACACTATCTACAAACATTTATAACCTTTAATTTTGTGAAAAAAACTACTGTATATACTCTTACATATATGATCATAGTATATGAATTACGAAATTATATCTAAATTAGGGGAAGAATCGCTATAATTTTCATATTTGATCTAAAAGGCGAATATATGTCTCATCGAACAACGCTATCATTTTTCATCATAGGCAGTGTATTATCCTATCTCACAGGATGCAGCTCAGAAAAAGAACCTGTACATCAAAATGGATATTATCATAGCGGTATCTATTTTGGTAAAAACTTTCCTCCAAGCTATAAAAAAGGCATTACAGATGGGTGTACCACATCCAAAGGTAGATATACCAAATCACATACACTCTTTAATAATGATCTAAATTATAATCATGGCTGGTTTTTAGGCCGTAACAAATGTAGACATCTACTGGTTATAGAAGATGAAAAAAATGAGGAAACATAAGTCCGAACTAGCCGGACTTATAAAGGGATTATGCAGGGACTACTGAAACTTTCTTTTGAGTAGCAGATTTATTGTCAAACTTCACTACACCTTCAACAAGTGCAAATATAGTATGGTCTTTACCCATTCCTACACCTGTACCTGGGTGAACTTTAGTTCCTCTTTGTCTGATGATGATGTTACCAGGGATAACAGCTTCACCACCAAATTTTTTAACGCCTAAACGACGTCCAGCTGAATCACGGTTATTTTGAGTGGATCCTTGTCCTTTCTTGTGTGCCATCTGAGCTCCTTATGCTATTTTAGTAATTCTAACTCTTGTAAAGTCTCTTCTGAAACCTCTTTTAAGTTTTGAATCTTTTCTTCTTCTTTTTTTGTAGATGATAACTTTTTTATCTCTACCTTCATTGATTACTTCACCTTTAACTACAGCACCCTCTACGAAAGGAGCTCCTACAGTTAATTCACCGTTGTCTAGTGCTAGAACTTCTTTAAATTCTACCGCTGCTTTTGGCTCAAGATTCATGTTGTCAAAACAGATGATATCACCCTCTTGAACTTTAAATTGTTGGCCACTTGCTTTAATGATTGCGTACATTGCAAAACCCTTTATATCTATTGTTTTTTAAAAAGTTCGTGATTATACCCAAAGTTGTTTTAATATTTTTTTAAACTAAACCACTTTCCTTGAGTATTCATTACTTTTCTCTTTAATACGTATAATCCACGCCAGAAAGTGCGATGCAGTCTATCTCAACCAGTGCATTTTTTGGAAGTGTTTTCACAGCTACTGTACTACGTACCGGTTTATGTGTACCAAAATAATGTGCATAGATCGCATTGACTTTTTCGAAGTCATTCATATCTGCCAAGAATATCGTTGTCTTGATCACATCATTGAAGTGTGCACCGGCTGCTTCAAGTACATAAAAAAGGTTTTTCATGACCTGATGTGTTTGGTTCTCTACATCATCTGCAGCCATCACACCTTCCGGTGTCAATGCGATCTGTCCTGAAGTGTAGATAAATCCATTTGCCTCAACCGCTTGTGAGTATGGTCCTATTGCTGCGGGTGCTTCATTTGTCGAAATAAATTTCATTTACATGTTCTCCTTAATTTCTTTCATAAAATATATACGATGTTGAGTAATCAGAAAATTCAAAATAAACCTTCTTCTCTCCTTCATCTTGTTTACCGTTAAAGTTCAGGTCATCAATGCCGTATCCGTAACGATACGGTCTTTGCTTACTGTCATTACTTCCATACGCCGTTGAGATTTTATCTATTTTGATAAATTTATGTACCAGTTTATCCCCGGCATAGATGTCAAGAACGCCGTTGGTACCCGTCCAGTTTTGCAGTGAGCGGCTAAGAGTGTTCTGAGTCTCTTGGGTACATCCCGAAAAGAACAAAATGATTCCTGATAAAAGCAAACTGTCTAATTTCATAGTATTCCTTTATTCTTTATCGTATTTTAGCACTAATTGATTTAGTTTTACGCCTCTGGCATACCGAATTTTTGTGTCATTAACTCACCTTCATCGTTGAAATAAAGATAATAGAGTTTATCTTTGGTCACGGAGAGCCCGGCAAGATAGCGTAATGCCAGATTTGCCTGCAGAGATCCGATGTGCATTACAATAGGTGCAGTGATACCGCCGGGTTTGTGGTCAGAAATATTGAACACTTGAAAATTTGCCTGATCAAAGAAACAGACCTGCCCGTTAAACTCTTCAACACTTGCATAGATCCAAGGTGTCTGTGTTGCTTTGGCATGTTTGTCTATTTCACTTCTTACAGGAAGATTATCTGTGGCATCCAGTATGAGATCATACGTGTTTCCCAACGCTTTGAACGCATCAAAAGCCATATCAAACGCGCGTGCTTTGACAAAAGGATTTTTAGACTCTATCAGTGTAGCTATAGTCTTGGCTTTGTTTTTTCCTTCATCTTCAAGTGTAAATGCTATTTGTCTATGGATATTATGATTTGAAACCGTATCGAAATCCACCATATGTATCTCACCGATACCTGAAGTACCCAGCGCCATCGCCAAAGTAGATCCCAAACCGCCAGAACCGATGATAGCTATCTTTTTATTTTGCAGTGATTTTTGTGTCGCCTCGCCCCATAACTGTATCTGTCTGTTAAAGTATTGTTCCGGTGTCATATCAAATCCTTTTTATACATTTTTATCAAACTGTTTCTCTTGGCAAGAAAGAACTACTTCATTCTTAATTGCAACTCTTTCTCAAAGGCCCATGCTTTTCTATGTTCCAGCACTTCCCTTTTATCTATCATCTCAACCAGCATGGACTCTTTGTCTTCCAGCATCATCTCTATTTCACCCTCTGGAGAGACGAGCATGGTGTCACCATAAAATTTCCATTTGACTTCATTGTCACTGTATTCACCTAAACGGTTTGCCCTAAGGATGTAACATCCGTGTAAAAAGGCTTTGGTTTTGATGATCTCTCTCCAACGGTTATGAGAACCGAATGTTGAAGCGGTAGGAAGCAGTACAAGATCGATCTTTTTTTCAGTCGCTCTTTGCCAGAAATGGTCAAAGTGTAGTTCAAATCCGGCCATCATCATCACTCTGAATCCTTTGATATTGAATGTCATAGGATCTTTCAGTGAGTCGACAGGGTTGGAAAAAAACTTCTTTTCATTCCAATGTGCATAAGGAAGAAGGATCTGCTGCTCATAATATCGTGTGGTCTTGGGCGTGATCTTCACAATGGTTTTATGATATCCATCTTTTTTCGTGACAATGATAGGTGCGACAAAAACAATATCATATTTTTCTGCAAGACTTTTAAGAAGTTCTGTATGTTTACGCGTCTGTTCTTTCACCATATTGGGTGACATTGTGGCAAACTCTTTAAAAAAATGGTTCAGCACATACTCACCAAGAAGCATCACCTCTGCATTTCTCTGCTTGGCCTGTTTGAGATAAAATTCAAGTCTTGTTGCATTCATACCCAATGTCGGTAATTGGAGTGCAGCTACAACAAGTTGTGCCATTACAGAGTATCTCCAGTATTTTGATTGGCCTGTTCTATCACTGTGATCTTCGTTTTGGCCTCTTCTATCAGTGTTTGTGCCTCTTTGATATTTTTCAATCCCTCTTCATACAGCTTGACAGACTCTTCAAGTGTGATCTCGGGGTTCATCAGTTTTTCAAGCAATTCTTTGGAATATTCTAATTTTTCTTCAAATGTTTCATGTTTCATATTATGCCTTTCTCCTTTCAGCTAAGCAAAGCTCAACTGAAATTCCTCTCACTTCTAGTCCAACAGACTGATGCATGGAAATCACTAAATGATTTCTCGTAAAAGCTTCATTTATCAATTCAGACAATTTCATTGTAATACCTCCTTGATATGGTCTTCAAATTTATCTAATTCTACCAAAAAGGCATCATGTCCATAACTGCTCTGAACTTCAAGATAAGTATGCTTTTGTCCATTACGCTCCATCATTTTGGCGATATGTTCCATTTCACAAGGGAAAAACAGATAATCAGTTGAAAAACTGATCAGATGCACATTGGCTTTAATACGTAAGATAGCCTCATGCAAAGAGTCATATCCACGGCTTAAATTAAAGGTATTGATCGCTTTGACTATATATAGATAAGAAAGCGGATCAAATATACGTGAGAAATTATTGGTATTGTACTCCATGTATCTCTCCACTTCATAACGTCCGAAGAGTTCAAAAAGTCCATCATTATTAACATAGTCACGTCCAAACTTCTTATCCATAGAGTCCGGTGCCAGGTAAGAGATGTGCCCTGCGATGCGCCCTATAGCCAACCCATCCAGTCCCTCTTCTTGAAAGGCACCTCTTTCATAGTTACCGTGCTTAAATCGTGGGTCTCTACGTATCGCTTCTACAGCCACCTTGTTAAATGCTATGGTCCAGGGCCGTGTAGCGTACGTAGCGGCAAGTGAAATGATATCATCGGAAAAGTTCGGGTAGTCCACCGCGAATTGCAATGCCTGCATACCTCCCATAGAACCACCTACTATCGCACGTACATGGTAGATACCCAACTGCGAAAGAAGATGCATCTGTGCACGTACCATATCTTTAATGGTCACGACCGGAAAACGAAGTCTATAAGGATCTTCACTGGGATAATTGTTACTCATAGGCCCTGTCGAGCCAAAACATGAACCTATCACATTGGTACAGATCACAAAAAATTTGCGGGTATCGATCGCTTTACCGTCACCGATCAATCCGTCCCACCAGCCAGCCTTTCGCTCACCTTCATAGGTCCCTGCTGCATGATGGGAACCACTCAAGGCATGACAGACTAAAATAACATTGGACTTATCTTCATTTAACGCTCCGTATGTCTCATAGGCGATCTCATACGGTTCTAAGATACGCCCACTCTCTAAGTAGAGAGGAGAGCTAAATTGTGCTGTTTTAGTTGTGATTTCCATAGACTGCTTTTTATTTATAGAACATTTTTGGCTAAAACCAAGAAGCTACACCGTCTCGATAGCATACCCAAGGGTATAGACTGGTAATAACTTCAACTCTTGGCCCATGCGACTGGGGTCACATACAAGCACAATGTCCATTCATTATATTATTTTGTCGTATTTTATCTAATTTGCGCTTTATAACTATCCAAGTGCTTTTGCCAAATCATCTATAAGGTCTTGTGTATCTTCTATCCCTACGCTCAGTCGTACTAAACCTCCAGGCACACCAGCCTCTTCAAGCTCCTTGGCTGAAAGCTGCTGGTGTGTTGTACTCGCAGGATGCGTGATGATCGACTTACTGTCTCCGATGTTCACTACCACTGCAAATATCTCCGTTGCATCTGCGATACTCTGCGCCAACTCTTTACTCTCTACTTCAAACGAAAGAAGACCACTTGCCATCCCCTCTTTAAAGTACTTTTGAACCAGTGGATTTTGGGCACTGGACTTTAGACCCGGGTAATTTACCTTTTTTACTTTTGGATGTGCTTCCAAGAACTCTGCTATAGCCAATGC
The sequence above is drawn from the Sulfurovum sp. TSL1 genome and encodes:
- a CDS encoding carbon-nitrogen hydrolase family protein; this translates as MAQLVVAALQLPTLGMNATRLEFYLKQAKQRNAEVMLLGEYVLNHFFKEFATMSPNMVKEQTRKHTELLKSLAEKYDIVFVAPIIVTKKDGYHKTIVKITPKTTRYYEQQILLPYAHWNEKKFFSNPVDSLKDPMTFNIKGFRVMMMAGFELHFDHFWQRATEKKIDLVLLPTASTFGSHNRWREIIKTKAFLHGCYILRANRLGEYSDNEVKWKFYGDTMLVSPEGEIEMMLEDKESMLVEMIDKREVLEHRKAWAFEKELQLRMK
- the obgE gene encoding GTPase ObgE, translated to MFVDSVELTISSGKGGAGAISFWTEKFVSKGGPDGGDGGRGGSVYFKIDNNTDTLSALRGRNHIKAENGRPGEGRKCYGRKGHDTIITVPPGTTVVDVDTGEELLDLVNEGEVVLFLEGGKGGLGNMHFKSSSNQRPTYAQPGLPGISKHVRLEMKLIADVGLVGYPNVGKSTLISTLSNARPQVANYEFTTLTPKLGVVHVGDFDSFMMADIPGIIEGASDGRGLGLEFLKHIERTKTLLLMIDAANYREMKYQYETLLVELKRYSETLATRKHAIAITKIDSLSQDEVNVLTETFLADIGLEANEILHKYKADKNYLSYGFKTDFGVQLPEEKPFFVLPISSVAHLNTEALRYAIGDFVKMVKAEQESE
- the proB gene encoding glutamate 5-kinase; its protein translation is MKRIVIKVGSHVLTENGAIAKPRMLALVQLIAELKTHHYDVILVSSGAVSAGYTQLPLDRSQVANKQALAAIGQPLLLKMYQEKFARFDLLCSQVLLSADVFGEPEHIAHAKNAIDTLLKNNVVPIINENDTVSIEELVFGDNDRLSAHVAHYFDAALLVILSDIDAFYDKDPNKYSDAKRRVVVNRLEEDELNAEHTPNNEFATGGIVTKLQSADFLMRHDREMFLASGFDLSDVKAFLVEGEHKGGTLFKA
- the xseB gene encoding exodeoxyribonuclease VII small subunit yields the protein MKHETFEEKLEYSKELLEKLMNPEITLEESVKLYEEGLKNIKEAQTLIEEAKTKITVIEQANQNTGDTL
- a CDS encoding RidA family protein is translated as MKFISTNEAPAAIGPYSQAVEANGFIYTSGQIALTPEGVMAADDVENQTHQVMKNLFYVLEAAGAHFNDVIKTTIFLADMNDFEKVNAIYAHYFGTHKPVRSTVAVKTLPKNALVEIDCIALSGVDYTY
- the rpmA gene encoding 50S ribosomal protein L27; amino-acid sequence: MAHKKGQGSTQNNRDSAGRRLGVKKFGGEAVIPGNIIIRQRGTKVHPGTGVGMGKDHTIFALVEGVVKFDNKSATQKKVSVVPA
- a CDS encoding HesA/MoeB/ThiF family protein; translated protein: MTPEQYFNRQIQLWGEATQKSLQNKKIAIIGSGGLGSTLAMALGTSGIGEIHMVDFDTVSNHNIHRQIAFTLEDEGKNKAKTIATLIESKNPFVKARAFDMAFDAFKALGNTYDLILDATDNLPVRSEIDKHAKATQTPWIYASVEEFNGQVCFFDQANFQVFNISDHKPGGITAPIVMHIGSLQANLALRYLAGLSVTKDKLYYLYFNDEGELMTQKFGMPEA
- the rplU gene encoding 50S ribosomal protein L21, whose protein sequence is MYAIIKASGQQFKVQEGDIICFDNMNLEPKAAVEFKEVLALDNGELTVGAPFVEGAVVKGEVINEGRDKKVIIYKKRRRKDSKLKRGFRRDFTRVRITKIA
- a CDS encoding homoserine O-acetyltransferase gives rise to the protein MEITTKTAQFSSPLYLESGRILEPYEIAYETYGALNEDKSNVILVCHALSGSHHAAGTYEGERKAGWWDGLIGDGKAIDTRKFFVICTNVIGSCFGSTGPMSNNYPSEDPYRLRFPVVTIKDMVRAQMHLLSQLGIYHVRAIVGGSMGGMQALQFAVDYPNFSDDIISLAATYATRPWTIAFNKVAVEAIRRDPRFKHGNYERGAFQEEGLDGLAIGRIAGHISYLAPDSMDKKFGRDYVNNDGLFELFGRYEVERYMEYNTNNFSRIFDPLSYLYIVKAINTFNLSRGYDSLHEAILRIKANVHLISFSTDYLFFPCEMEHIAKMMERNGQKHTYLEVQSSYGHDAFLVELDKFEDHIKEVLQ